The following proteins are co-located in the Spinactinospora alkalitolerans genome:
- the aceB gene encoding malate synthase A, which translates to MGATTGVEVIGPRHERYDEILTDDALAFVAGLHRAFESRRRELLAARKRRQEEISAGADLDFLPETRNVREDPSWRVAPPAPGIVDRRVEITGPTDRKMTINALNSGAKVWLADFEDANTPLWENMIGGQLNLRDALDRAVDFSTPEGKSYALKDDSELATIVVRPRGWHLDEKHILVDGERTSGGIVDFALYFFHCARRQLAKGKGPYFYLPKMQSHLEARLWNDIFVHAQEALGIERGTIRATVLIETIPAAFEMEEILYELREHSAGLNAGRWDYLFSIIKTHRTRGRDFLLPERNAVTMTAPFMRAYTELLVSTCHRRGAHAIGGMAAFIPSRRDPEVNKTALAKVRDDKARESGDGFDGSWVAHPDLVPVAREIFDGVLGERPNQIDRLRDDVAVKAEELLAVSDAEGGITEGGLRSNVNVGLQYLAAWLGGNGAVAIHNLMEDAATAEISRSQIWQWLHNDVTLDDGPKVTPELVERVIDDELASIRETAGQAFDAALFERATELFKEVALADEYADFLTLPAYERMP; encoded by the coding sequence ATGGGCGCCACCACCGGGGTCGAGGTCATCGGCCCGCGACACGAGCGGTACGACGAGATCCTGACCGACGACGCTCTCGCGTTCGTCGCCGGCCTGCACCGCGCCTTCGAGAGCCGGCGCCGGGAGCTGCTCGCCGCGCGCAAGCGCCGCCAGGAGGAGATCTCCGCAGGAGCCGACCTGGACTTCCTGCCGGAGACCAGGAACGTCCGGGAGGATCCGAGCTGGCGGGTCGCCCCGCCCGCTCCCGGCATCGTCGATCGCCGCGTGGAGATCACCGGCCCCACCGACCGCAAGATGACGATCAACGCCCTCAACTCCGGCGCGAAGGTGTGGCTGGCCGACTTCGAGGACGCCAACACCCCGCTGTGGGAGAACATGATCGGCGGCCAGCTCAACCTGCGCGACGCGCTGGACCGCGCGGTCGACTTCAGCACCCCCGAGGGCAAGAGCTACGCGCTCAAGGACGACTCCGAGCTCGCCACCATCGTCGTGCGCCCCCGCGGCTGGCACCTCGACGAGAAGCACATCCTGGTCGACGGCGAGCGGACCTCCGGCGGCATCGTCGACTTCGCGCTGTACTTCTTCCACTGCGCGCGGCGCCAGCTCGCCAAGGGCAAGGGCCCCTACTTCTACCTGCCCAAGATGCAGAGCCACCTCGAGGCCCGGCTGTGGAACGACATCTTCGTGCACGCCCAGGAGGCGCTCGGCATCGAGCGCGGCACCATCCGCGCCACGGTCCTGATCGAGACCATCCCGGCCGCGTTCGAGATGGAGGAGATCCTCTACGAACTGCGCGAGCACTCCGCCGGCCTGAACGCCGGGCGCTGGGACTACCTGTTCAGCATCATCAAGACGCACCGCACCCGCGGCCGCGACTTCCTGCTGCCCGAGCGCAACGCGGTCACCATGACCGCACCCTTCATGCGGGCCTACACCGAACTGCTGGTCAGCACCTGCCACCGGCGCGGCGCGCACGCGATCGGCGGCATGGCCGCGTTCATCCCCAGCCGCCGCGACCCCGAGGTCAACAAGACCGCGCTGGCCAAGGTCCGCGACGACAAGGCGCGCGAGTCCGGTGACGGCTTCGACGGCTCCTGGGTCGCCCACCCCGACCTCGTCCCGGTCGCCCGCGAGATCTTCGACGGCGTCCTGGGCGAGCGGCCCAACCAGATCGACCGGCTCCGCGACGACGTCGCCGTCAAGGCCGAGGAGCTGCTCGCGGTCAGCGACGCCGAGGGCGGCATCACCGAGGGCGGCCTGCGCAGCAACGTCAACGTCGGCCTGCAGTACCTGGCCGCGTGGCTGGGCGGCAACGGCGCGGTCGCGATCCACAACCTGATGGAGGACGCCGCCACCGCGGAGATCTCCCGTTCCCAGATCTGGCAGTGGCTGCACAACGACGTCACCCTCGACGACGGCCCGAAGGTCACCCCGGAGCTGGTCGAACGCGTCATCGACGACGAGCTCGCCTCGATCCGCGAGACCGCGGGACAGGCGTTCGACGCCGCGCTCTTCGAGCGGGCCACGGAGCTGTTCAAGGAGGTCGCGCTGGCCGACGAGTACGCCGACTTCCTGA